In the Loxodonta africana isolate mLoxAfr1 chromosome 1, mLoxAfr1.hap2, whole genome shotgun sequence genome, one interval contains:
- the LOC100670000 gene encoding olfactory receptor 5V1-like, which yields MITVICASLCPVPKRKPGNIMEGKNQTALSEFIILGFCNLNELRFLLVTIFLLTYICTLGGNIFIILVTRADPHLHTTMYYFLGNLAFLDICYTTTNVPQMMVHLLSQKKSISYGGCVVQLFAFIFFVGSECLLLAAMAYDRYIAICKPLRYSLFMSKVLYSQLAASCWTGGFLNSVVHTVLTFHLPFCGNNQINYFFCDIPPLLLLSCGDTSVNELALLSTGAFIGWTPFLCIIFSYLYIISTILKIQSSEGRKKAFSTCASHLVIVLLYYGSAIFTYVRPISSYSLEKDRLISVLYSVVTPMLNPIIYTLRNKDIKEAMKVLGRKWQPSSSLF from the coding sequence ATGATTACTGTAATCTGTGCCTCCCTTTGCCCAGTTCCCAAAAGGAAACCAGGCAACATCATGGAAGGAAAGAATCAAACAGCTCTATCTGAATTCATCATCTTGGGATTCTGCAACCTAAATGAATTACGGTTTTTACTAGTCACCATCTTCCTTCTGACTTATATCTGCACTTTGGGAGGgaatatattcattattttggtgACTAGGGCTGATCCACACCTACACACTACCATGTATTATTTTCTAGGGAACTTGGCCTTTCTTGACATCTGCTACACCACCACCAATGTCCCCCAGATGATGGTGCATCTtctatctcagaagaaaagcattTCCTATGGGGGATGTGTGGTTCAACTTTTTGCATTCATTTTCTTCGTAGGATCGGAGTGTCTCCTCCTGGCAGCAATGGCATATGATCGTTACATTGCAATCTGCAAACCTTTAAGATATTCACTTTTTATGAGCAAAGTACTATATAGCCAGTTAGCAGCCTCATGCTGGACTGGTGGTTTTCTCAACTCAGTGGTGCACACAGTACTGACATTCCACCTGCCCTTCTGTGGCAACAACCAGATTAATTATTTCTTCTGTGACATCCCGCCTTTGCTGCTTTTGTCTTGTGGGGACACATCTGTCAATGAACTGGCATTGCTTTCCACTGGAGCCTTCATTGGCTGGACACCTTTCTTGTGTATCATCTTTTCCTACCTTTACATAATCTCCACCATCTTGAAAATTCAATCATCAGAAGGGAGGAAAAAGGCCTTTTCTACATGTGCCTCCCACCTGGTCATTGTCCTTCTCTACTATGGCAGTGCCATCTTCACATATGTGCGGCCCATCTCATCTTACTCATTGGAGAAAGACAGGCTGATCTCAGTATTGTACAGTGTTGTAACTCCCATGCTAAACCCTATAATTTACACATTGAGGAATAAGGACATCAAAGAGGCCATGAAAGTTCTGGGAAGGAAGTGGCAGCCATCAAGTTCCCTCTTTTGA